The Synechococcus sp. UW69 DNA segment TGGCCAGGAGAGCGGTTTTGTGAGCATCGGGCCGAATCAGACAAACCATCTGCTGGAACTACGCAGCAGCCGAGAGGGCGTTGAGCCGCTTCAGCTCAAGCTCGATGACGCTGAATTGGCTGACCTGGTGCGCTGCCTCGATCAGTTGCGGATCGACACCAGGGTCAAGCTGACCTGGACGTTTCCCGAGGACCGGCCCCTGCAGCGCCAGGAGATCGTCGATCGCATTCCTTTGCAGAAACGCCTAGGACCGCCACTTCTTGCTGGGGTCGCCCTGGCATGCTCCATTGCGACCGCATGGCTGGTTCCATTGCCTCAGGAGATCAAGGAGACATCGCCAGCTGCAGCGCCCGTGGAGAAGCCGGAAACGCAGTCAGACCGTTGACGTGCAGGAAACACGCTTCAGAATCGCCGGAGTGACGGCACCCTGATCCGCACCAGGCCATGAAGAAGGCACGCCGGAGCAGCAAACTCGATCAGCGGCGAGTCTTCCGGCCCCGGCGTCGGTTTCCCTACGGCCCAGTCTTGCGTCAGTTCACTGTCGTCGTGCTGATGCTGGCTGGTGCAGCGGGCCTCGTCGTGCTGCTGCAGCAGTTGCCCCAGCAGGTCGACATCATGCTGCTGGTCAGTGAAGCCATCGATGATCTGATTGGCGGCGTCCAGCAATTGCTGGAGGCCCTGCTCAGGCTTGCCGCCATCGTGCTGATCACTGCTATTGCGCTTCTGGCTGGAGTGCTCCTGCTTGGTGCTCTCTGGAGGTTGATTCGCATCATCCGACTGGTGGTGTCTCCCCCCAATCAAGGAAGGCGCTGACGCGGAGCTAAGGAGCGCTGATGATTCCACAACTCCTGCAAGGTCACGGTTCCGTCCCGATCACGATCCAAAACGTTGAAGTTGCGACTGATCCAAGGGATGCGTTTGGCTTCCCGTCGATCCAAGCCACGGTTCCGGTCGCGGTCGGCCTGGCTGAAATGCTGCTTGAGCCTTGGCCCACTGGGCGATGAATCCTGGAGACGTAGATCCTCCAGCAGAAGATAGGAACGATTGTTCTGGCGTTTGAGCCGACGGCTCAGCCCACGGCGTCCCTGCACTTCAGACGCATCCAGTCGACCATCACTGTTGACGTCCAAGCGGATGAACAATGTTTCCATCCTGGCGCTGTAAACACGCATGGTCTTGTTGCCCGGGCCAGCCTGCAGTGCCAAGGGACTCACCACGAATGCCAACGGCCCGAGCACACGGATGGCGGTCAGCGCATTCATGACGCCAGCCTATGGAGCTTGGGCATCTCTGACGATGACTGATGGATGACCGACGCCTGATCAGCTGTGACTGGGTCCTACCGGAAAGGGACAGAGGCTTAGCCACTGCATACCATCAGCCCAACCGCTGATGGACATGGCCAAGGACACCATGATCTGGGTGGTGGATGACGACCCGGAACTGAGAAAGATGGTCGGCACGTACCTGATGGATCAGGGATACGACGTACGCAGTCTCTGCGATGTAAAGCAATTCGAAGCGCGTCTGGAGTGCCAACGCCCAGACCTGGTGGTGTTTGATCTGATGCTGCCCGGCGATGATGGCCTGACGGCGCTGCGGAGACTGCGGGATGCCGGAGATGATCTCCCTGTGGTGATGCTCACCGCCCGTGCCGACGGTGTTGATCGGATCATCGGCCTCGAGCAGGGCGCAGATGATTACATCGCCAAACCGTTCTTACCTCGGGAACTCACGGCCCGGATCGAAGCCGTATTGCGACGGCGCAACGCATTGCCGGCAGGAACACCGGTGGAAGGTGGTGAGTGCGTCGGTTTTGGAGACAACCAGCTGGATCTCTCCTCGCGCACGTTGCTGAAGAACAATCAACCGGTTGTGATCACCAGTGGTGAGTTCAGTCTTCTGGCCGCCTTTGTTCGCCACCCGCATCGGCCCCTCTCCCGGGAGCGCCTGATCGAACTCGCCCGAGGTCCCGGCAGCGACACCGATAGCCGCAGCATGGACGTTCAGGTGTCACGGGTGCGCAAGTTGGTGGAACCGGATCCAAGCCGGCCCCGCTACGTGCAGACGGTTTGGGGATATGGCTATGTCTTTGTCCCGGATGGCACGCCGAGATCCCGCTGAGATGCCCAGCCAACGGGGGATAACAAGTGGACTAGCCCGCTTCGGTGTCTGGGGTACGACGCTTCTGGCCAGTTGGATGCTGGCCCTACTGGTGCTGCAGGTGCTGTTCGGGCGGCAACTGGAACGCATCCAGACCCTGCAGCTGGGTCGAGATCTGGCGTTGAACGTGCGCCTCACTGAATTGACCCTGGAGCGCTATCCCCCCGCACTGATCAGCGAGCTCACCGGTCTGGAACTGCTGGTCAGCCAACAACCATCGAGACCAACCAAAGAGACGCAGGGGATGGCCCAGCGGCGCCAGGAACTGCAACAGGTGCTCTGCTCTCGCCTGACGCACTGCCCTGAGCTCCGACCAGCCCCCAACAGGTCTGGAACGCCCGAGGTTTGGATTGAGCTGTTTTCTCCGCTGGAACCGGTCTGGCTGCGCACACCCCTACCGATGGCACGCGCCTGGCCGCCGCAACCGATGCTCCTGCTGCTGGCCCTGGTGAGTGCTGTCGTGATCACTGGGGTGCTCTACCTACTCCTTGATGTCGCCCGTCCCCTTCGAAAGCTCGAGGACGCGGTCTCCCGCGTGGGGGAGGACAACGACCGCGATCCAGTCCCGGAGCAGGGGGCTCCAGAGGTTCGGCGAATCTCGCGACGCTTCAACGCCATGGTGCGTCGGCTCGCGGAAGCTCAGAGGGAGCGCGTCACCATGCTGGCGGGCATCGCCCACGATCTGCGGGCACCTTTGACGCGGCTGCAGTTCCGTCTGTCGATGCCGGAGCTGAACGCAGATGAGCGAACGCGCTGCCAAAGCGATCTGGATGCACTCGAGCGGATCACAGGCCAGTTTCTGCTGTACGCCGGAGGCGGTGAACGCGAGGAGTATGTCGTCTGTCCGCTGGATCAGTGGCTGGCTGAAACGGTTGCTGGACAGCCCAGTAACCAGCTGCAACTCCAACTCAGTTCCATCAGCGCGCGAATTCGACCGATTGCCCTGGGGCGCGCCGTGAGCAACCTGGTCGACAATGCATTCAGTTATGGCACCACACCAGTTGTCGTTCGCCTACGAAAGACGGGATCAGAGGTAGCGATTGAAGTCTGGGACCAGGGCGAGGGGATACCCAGCAGTGATTGGGAACGTGCTCTGCAACCCTTTCAACGCCTGGATTCGGCACGGGGACGTCAAGGCCATTGCGGCCTAGGGCTGGCCATCGTGAATCATGTGGTCCGCACCCATGAGGGAAAGATCAATTTCCGGCAAGGGAACGGTGACCCAGGACGATTTGGCGTCATCATCAACCTCCCCAGGGATGAGACGAAAAGTACCGTAATTCCGTAAAAAATCGGCCCGGATCGTGCCCGCTGACGGCGTGCCTGCCAAAACAGAAGAAAGATCCACCTCCAGCATGCGCCAGTCAAAAGAACATGACTTCACAGGCGTACTCGAGGCCATAGATCACTACAGCGATGGCGATATCGACCATCCTCAGGAACTCATGGTGGAGCTACAAGAGGGCTTTTCCAACAAGCACAAACGGCTGAGCAAAAAGATCTACGAAAAGGAGCTGGCCAAACTCCAGACAGAACTGGTCAAGATGCAGTACTGGGTGAAAGCCACGGGCTTTCGCATGATCATCCTGTTTGAAGGACGGGATGCCGCAGGCAAGGGAGGATCGATCAAACGTCTGACGGAACCATTGAACCCAAGGGGCTGTCGGGTGGTTGCCCTGGGTACCCCGTCAGAGCATCAGAAAAGCCAATGGTATTTCCAGCGCTACGTCGAGCACTTCCCCGGTGCTGGAGAAATCGTCGTCTTCGATCGCAGCTGGTACAACCGGGCCGGGGTGGAAAAGGTCATGGGTTTTGCAAGCGCCGAACAGGTCGAGCAGTTCTATGTGTCCTGCCCCCGGTTTGAGCAAATGCTGGTGCAGGACGGAATTCTGCTGCTGAAATACTGGTTCTCCATCAATGATGATGAGCAGGAGAAGCGTTTCCAGGAACGCATTGATAACGAAGAGCGGCGCTGGAAAATGAGTCCTATGGACATCGAGTCGCGCAATCGCTGGGTGGAGTACTCCAAAGCGAAAGACATCATGTTTTCCAAGACGCATATTCCAGAAGCACCTTGGTTCACCGTGGAAGCCAATGACAAACGTCGCGCTCGCCTGAATTGCCTAAGCCACATTCTCAGCAAGGTGCCCTATGAAGACATGACACCAGAACCGATCAAGATGCCAAAACGTCCAAAACAAGGCGGCTACAAGCGACCTCCCTTCAACGAACAGTTCTTTGTTCCCAACCACTATCCCTACAAAGACTGAAGGGCTCTCCTGCGCACAAGCGGAGCTAAAAAATATTTAAACCAAATCAATACTCTTTTTTATAAAGCAGCATTAAGGTGCATAGGCATCGTCGCATGTCGACCGCCTCTGTGCACCTGAGCGGCTTCAGCAAACCCTGAATCCCCCCACCAGGAAGCCAACCGGGGAAACCAATGGGGGCTCAACCCGATCTCACTGAGACAAAGCAACTGCAAAAGCAACTGCAATCGAACAGGACCGAACTACATATCGGGATACACCAATCCGATGCTGATACCTAAAGCCTCGTCAATAAACAATGAAGCAGAACAAATAGATCAGCAGCGAAAAGCCAAACACCAACATTCCAACCGATGTCTTGATACGCATCCATTTCTTATCCCACTTATAGGGTGCCATCACCAAAATCGAAAACAACGTCAACCCGGCATACACAACCAAGGTGTGTTTTGGATGCTCCTTTGCAAGAATCATGCCGATCCCATGCCAAAAGAATGTCAGCATGGATGCATAGGACGAAATCGCTCCAAGGTTATAGAGCAACTCTTTGTGCTTTCTAAGTTGCTCTCCAATCCAGTATTGAAGACGCATCGAGGAACTCGAAGAGAGATAGCTGAAATTTAGCGATCAAAAGTTTTACCTCAACCCTGGAGAAATAACGTCACAGAATTAAGTGCTGATAGCAAATGAGCAGGCTTCACCCGAAGTACTCACTGGGCTTGAGTCGAGACGTCAGCACGCTTTAAGGTGTCGGACCATCCAGTCCTGCGGGTTTTGCTCGGTTCCTGGCAAGTCCTAATGCGATGCATCGCCAGTGCGTTGTTCCTGTTGGCCCATGGCCTGCTGGTGCTTGAGCACATCGCGATGGGCACAGCACTCCACGGGATTGCTGAATTGTTTCTCGCTCCTTGGGCCCTGCGTCATAAGGCCTGGGACATCATCGTGATCGGACTAATTTTCTGTGTCTTCGACCTGTGGGGAACCCTGCGTCTGACCGGCGCCCTTGTCTAAGAGCACCGCATCAATCCAAGTTTCAAACGCTCAACCGCTGAGCCGCTGGGACCAAAAGCCAAAGAGCTGCCAAGACGACCAAAGAAACATCCCGAGAAACACCCAGTTCAGCCAAGCGGGACGGCGGTCGTTTTCAAACATCTCTAAAGGAAGCGAAGGCGACACCTGACCTTATCGGTGACGCGCATTAATGGCCATGGCGAAGGAGTTGGAGCAGCAGCAGCCCTCCCATGCCGCCGCATCCCACCAAGAGCCAGGGAAGACGAGCCTGCCGGGCGTCAGGCAATTCATCGCGAAACACCGCCATCAAAAGCCCTCCTCCCAAGAATGCCGTCGCGATGGCCAGGGTGAGCGCATCCACGGGATGAAACACCAAGGCGTGCAGAAGCCCCCACAACAAGGGCGGCGCTTCCAATCCAACGATTCCGACGGCGAAATCGCTGAGGATGGTGCACCGCGGCGTAGCGGTCCGTCAACAGAACGTGGGCGCTGATCGCAACAGTGAACAAGATGCCGTAACCAATCCCGGTTGTGATGAGTGATGGCAGGGA contains these protein-coding regions:
- a CDS encoding DUF4335 domain-containing protein; its protein translation is MLKTTYQYEQTAARLVVEGFPDLSAGHSSDAVGILSSWRLQLVGAPELEGTRDHLEALMAAVMPYARHRLSGVQRRFGQESGFVSIGPNQTNHLLELRSSREGVEPLQLKLDDAELADLVRCLDQLRIDTRVKLTWTFPEDRPLQRQEIVDRIPLQKRLGPPLLAGVALACSIATAWLVPLPQEIKETSPAAAPVEKPETQSDR
- a CDS encoding EF-hand domain-containing protein codes for the protein MNALTAIRVLGPLAFVVSPLALQAGPGNKTMRVYSARMETLFIRLDVNSDGRLDASEVQGRRGLSRRLKRQNNRSYLLLEDLRLQDSSPSGPRLKQHFSQADRDRNRGLDRREAKRIPWISRNFNVLDRDRDGTVTLQELWNHQRSLAPRQRLP
- a CDS encoding response regulator, which gives rise to MAKDTMIWVVDDDPELRKMVGTYLMDQGYDVRSLCDVKQFEARLECQRPDLVVFDLMLPGDDGLTALRRLRDAGDDLPVVMLTARADGVDRIIGLEQGADDYIAKPFLPRELTARIEAVLRRRNALPAGTPVEGGECVGFGDNQLDLSSRTLLKNNQPVVITSGEFSLLAAFVRHPHRPLSRERLIELARGPGSDTDSRSMDVQVSRVRKLVEPDPSRPRYVQTVWGYGYVFVPDGTPRSR
- a CDS encoding ATP-binding protein; its protein translation is MPSQRGITSGLARFGVWGTTLLASWMLALLVLQVLFGRQLERIQTLQLGRDLALNVRLTELTLERYPPALISELTGLELLVSQQPSRPTKETQGMAQRRQELQQVLCSRLTHCPELRPAPNRSGTPEVWIELFSPLEPVWLRTPLPMARAWPPQPMLLLLALVSAVVITGVLYLLLDVARPLRKLEDAVSRVGEDNDRDPVPEQGAPEVRRISRRFNAMVRRLAEAQRERVTMLAGIAHDLRAPLTRLQFRLSMPELNADERTRCQSDLDALERITGQFLLYAGGGEREEYVVCPLDQWLAETVAGQPSNQLQLQLSSISARIRPIALGRAVSNLVDNAFSYGTTPVVVRLRKTGSEVAIEVWDQGEGIPSSDWERALQPFQRLDSARGRQGHCGLGLAIVNHVVRTHEGKINFRQGNGDPGRFGVIINLPRDETKSTVIP
- the ppk2 gene encoding polyphosphate kinase 2: MRQSKEHDFTGVLEAIDHYSDGDIDHPQELMVELQEGFSNKHKRLSKKIYEKELAKLQTELVKMQYWVKATGFRMIILFEGRDAAGKGGSIKRLTEPLNPRGCRVVALGTPSEHQKSQWYFQRYVEHFPGAGEIVVFDRSWYNRAGVEKVMGFASAEQVEQFYVSCPRFEQMLVQDGILLLKYWFSINDDEQEKRFQERIDNEERRWKMSPMDIESRNRWVEYSKAKDIMFSKTHIPEAPWFTVEANDKRRARLNCLSHILSKVPYEDMTPEPIKMPKRPKQGGYKRPPFNEQFFVPNHYPYKD